From Stenotrophomonas sp. SAU14A_NAIMI4_8:
CACCCCTCGTTGGCGACGCCGTGCGGCACGTGGCCGGCGGCCACGTGTTCGCGGGCGCTGTCGATGTTGTGCTGGGAATCGTCGAAGAAGATGTCCGCGCCGAAGGCCTGCAGGAACGGCCCCTTGTGCCGGCCGCCCAGGAACAACGCTTCATCCAGGCGCACGCCCCATTCGCGCAGGGTGCGGATCACCCGCTCGTGCGCCGGCGCCGAACGCGCGGTCACCAGCGCGGTGCGGATCGGCGCACTCTCACCGGCCGGGAACACTTCCTGCAGCGTGTGCAGCGCCGACAGGAAGCCGCGGAACGGCCCGCCGCTGAGCGGCTCGCGCGCCCGCTCGCGCTCGTGGCGACCAAACGCTTCCACGCCCTGCTCGCGCGAAATGCGCTCGCTTTCATCGCCGAAGATCACCGCGTCGCCATCGAAGGCGATGCGCAGCTGGCCGGCGTTGCGCTCGCTGTGTACCACCTGGTCCTCGGCGGCCGCGGCGGTTTCGCCGGGCGGCTTGGGCAGGATGGTGGCGGCGGCGATGCCATGGCGCAGCGCACTGCGCACCGACTCGGGGTTGGCCGACAGGAACAGATCGGTGCCGAACGGCTTCACGTACGGCCAGGTCGGCTCGCCGGCGGTGAAGGTGGCGCGGATGATGCCCAGCCCGTAATGCTGGATGGAATTGAAGATGCGCAGGCCGGTATCGGCCGAGTTGCGCGACAGCAGGATCACTTCCACCCGCGGGTTTTCCGGGCTGGCGCCCTGGTTCAGGGCCAACAGCTTGCGCACCACCGGGAACGCGACACCCGGCCCCAGGATGTCATCCTCGTGCTGGCGCTGGTATTCGGCATAGGCCGCCACGCCATCGCTCTCGAACAGCGCGTGGCTCTCTTCCAGATCGAACAGCGCGCGCGAGGTTACCGCGACGGTCAGCAAACGGGGGGTGTTGTCGCCCATGGCGGGGGTTCCTTGCAGCGGACGGCGGGGGCCGGCGGCGTATTGTCCCTTAAAAAACGAACTGTTCGCTCAGGATCCGGTCTTCCAGGTTGTGCTCCGGGTCGAACAGCAGGGTCACCCGGCGGTCCTTGGATTCGCGGATGGTCACTTCCACCACGTCACGCGTCTCGTGCGAATCGGCGGTCACGCTCACCGGGCGCTTGTACGGGTCCAGCACGCGGAAGCGCACTTCGGTGTCGGCCTTGAGGATGGCGCCGCGCCAGCGGCGTGGCCGGTACGGGGCCAGCGGCGTCAGGGCGATGGTGTGGGAGCCCAGGGGCAGTACCGGGCCGTGCGCGGAATAGTTGTAGGCCGTACTACCGGCCGGGGTGGCCACCAGCACGCCATCGCCGATCAGCTCGGCCACGCGCTCCTGGCCGTTCAGATCGATGCCGATATGCGCGGCCTGGCGGGTCTGCCGCAGCAGCGACACATCGTTGTAGGCCAGCGAGCCGGTACTGGTGCCCGATTCGGTCAGCGCGATCATTTCCAGCGGGCGCAGGTTGGCCGGCTCGGCACGGGCGATGCGGGCCTGCACGTCATCGTCGCC
This genomic window contains:
- a CDS encoding NAD kinase, whose product is MSDTPRIAFLASTTEPAQMARAAMVSRYGDHAPDQADVLCPLGGDGFMLQTLHRHGHLGKPVFGMKLGTVGFLMNQYRGDDDVQARIARAEPANLRPLEMIALTESGTSTGSLAYNDVSLLRQTRQAAHIGIDLNGQERVAELIGDGVLVATPAGSTAYNYSAHGPVLPLGSHTIALTPLAPYRPRRWRGAILKADTEVRFRVLDPYKRPVSVTADSHETRDVVEVTIRESKDRRVTLLFDPEHNLEDRILSEQFVF
- a CDS encoding 5'-nucleotidase: MGDNTPRLLTVAVTSRALFDLEESHALFESDGVAAYAEYQRQHEDDILGPGVAFPVVRKLLALNQGASPENPRVEVILLSRNSADTGLRIFNSIQHYGLGIIRATFTAGEPTWPYVKPFGTDLFLSANPESVRSALRHGIAAATILPKPPGETAAAAEDQVVHSERNAGQLRIAFDGDAVIFGDESERISREQGVEAFGRHERERAREPLSGGPFRGFLSALHTLQEVFPAGESAPIRTALVTARSAPAHERVIRTLREWGVRLDEALFLGGRHKGPFLQAFGADIFFDDSQHNIDSAREHVAAGHVPHGVANEG